In Amyelois transitella isolate CPQ chromosome 13, ilAmyTran1.1, whole genome shotgun sequence, a genomic segment contains:
- the LOC106129232 gene encoding uncharacterized protein LOC106129232, translating to MAKNETEPESMISHGYFQGHPCQLPASKLSVYTIKCSKLRLRILDLITVNMDDIRARNLYKSYAGLSAERYRQHMNYPSTIHPYSKLRLWIEIVFVMSMILSHTLLALHFSEQNPYNHDRLMYLTDFVNILNIFVNFFTGYIEGYTNQVAVLDIFKIFCHYARNWMCFDMLSAISFIPALFDIRDVSIVCPLVAMKIFRVPILIIYLKNIMTAKRSSFATKTVAEVLTMIYLYLIWNVFFQFAVIYVSEGSYTPENPANCSWISKARLWNETASLRFIFAFDRAVSMFRKNHIESQQIHRPTECVEIFFVMSWFITEFLLIHCALKYIMSMLGTEAAKAKYFTMIKQVEMYMNQRKFPPRIKKKILKFYALRFQSSFFEEYRMLSCVSGQLRGDIIMHTGGELVREMEFLKQLPGSLHLQICMKLKLVIFIAGDIIFKINTIGDCLYFIHKGTVAIYSESGREVCHLEDGDFFGEIALVRKHKFRTASSIAVTNCELFRLDKQDFEGSVACYPTVYEYFKNLANKRYERTCVLNEHHKSELRVISKAEESHK from the exons ATGGCGAAAAATGAGACCGAACCAGAAAGCATGATCTCCCACGGCTACTTCCAAGGACACCCGTGCCAGCTGCCTGCCAGCAAACTGTCAGTTTATACGATCAAGTGCTCCAAGCTTAGGCTACGCATTTTGGACCTCATCACTGTTAATATGGATGATATAAGAGCTAGAAATTTATACAA ATCCTACGCTGGTCTCAGTGCAGAGAGATACCGCCAGCACATGAACTACCCTTCCACCATACATCCTTACAGTAAACTCAGGCTGTGGATAGAGATCGTCTTCGTCATGTCTATGATACTCTCTCACACACTGTTAGCGTTGCATTTCAGCGAACAGAATCCT TACAACCACGACCgtttaatgtatttaacgGATTTCGTGAACATCTTGAACATATTCGTCAACTTCTTCACGGGTTACATCGAAGGCTACACAAACCAAGTGGCCGTTTTGgacatattcaaaatattctgCCACTACGCCCGCAATTGGATGTGTTTTGATATGCTATCGGCTATAAGTTTTATACCGGCTTTGTTTGACATCAGAGACGTATCAATTGTATGTCCCCTTGTTGCGATGAAGATCTTCAGGGTGCCTATACTGATTATTtatctcaaaaatattatgacgGCTAAAAGATCCAGT TTCGCAACCAAAACGGTAGCCGAAGTGCTCACTATGATATACTTGTACCTGATTTGGAACGTGTTCTTCCAATTTGCCGTGATCTACGTCAGCGAGGGTTCCTACACTCCTGAGAACCCTGCAAATTGCAGCTGGATTAGCAAAGCCCGACTCTGGAATGAGACTGCTAGCCTTAGGTTCATCTTCGCTTTTGATAGAGCTG TGAGCATGTTCAGAAAGAACCACATAGAAAGTCAGCAAATACACAGACCCACGGAATGTGTGGAAATTTTCTTTGTAATGTCTTGGTTTATTACGGAG tttttactgATACACTGCgcgttaaaatacataatgtcAATGCTGGGCACCGAGGCGGCTAAGGCTAAATACTTCACGATGATAAAGCAAGTAGAAATGTACATGAACCAGAGGAAATTTCCACCGAGGATCAAGAAGAAAATTCTCAAGTTCTACGCTTTGAGATTTCAGTCTAGTTTTTTTGAG GAATACCGCATGTTGAGCTGCGTCTCCGGTCAACTCCGTGGTGACATCATCATGCACACTGGAGGCGAACTGGTTAGAGAGATGGAGTTCCTAAAGCAGCTGCCGGGTTCGCTACACCTCCAGATCTGTATGAAACTGAAGCTGGTTATATTTATTGCTGGCGACATCATTTTCAAGATCAACACTATCG GTGACTGCCTCTACTTTATCCACAAGGGAACTGTTGCCATTTACTCGGAATCCGGTCGAGAAGTATGTCATTTGGAGGACGGAGATTTCTTCGGCGAAATAGCTTTAGTGAGAAAGCACAAGTTTCGAACGGCCTCCAGTATTGCAGTCACAAATTGCGAGTTGTTTAGACTTGACAAACAAGATTTTGAAGGATCTGTGGCGTGTTACCCGACTGTTTATGAATATTTCAAGAACTTGGCCAATAAAAGGTATGAGAGAACTTGCGTGTTGAACGAACATCATAAGTCGGAGTTACGAGTCATTAGCAAAGCCGAGGAAAGTCACAAGTGA